The genomic stretch GTAGTCATGAACCCGGTAGACCATCCACACGGTGGTGGTGAAGGTCGTACTTCTGGTGGTCGTCACCCTGTTACTCCTTGGGGTGTTCCAACCAAGGGTTACAAGACTCGTAGCAACAAACGCACTGACAATATGATTGTCCGTCGCCGGAACAAAAAGTAAGAGGATTAAACAGTGCCACGTTCACTCAAAAAAGGTCCTTTCGTTGACCACCATCTGATGAAAAAGATCGAAACTGCTAAAGCAGCTAATGATCGTCGTCCAATCAAAACATGGTCGCGCCGCTCCATGATCCTGCCCGAGTTTATCGGTCTGACAGTGGCGGTGCATAACGGCAAGCAGCATGTTCCGGTGCTGGTTAATGAAAATATGGTAGGCCATAAGTTGGGTGAGTTTGCACTGACCCGTTCTTACCGTGGTCACGTTGCCGACAAGAAGTCGAAGTAAGAGGTAGAAATGGAAGTTGCAGCACATTTGCGTTTTGCGCGTATTTCTCCTCAGAAATGCCGATTGGTCGCTGATCAGATTCGTGGACTGCCGGTAGACAAGGCACTGAATATTCTGGCATTTAGCCCGAAAAAAGGTGCTGGGATGCTGAAGAAAGTTCTGGAGTCCGCGATTGCTAACGCTGAACACAATGATGGCGCGGATGTTGACGAGTTGTGCATTAAGCGCGTATTCGTTGATCAGGGTCCAACCATGAAGCGTATCATGCCGCGTGCTAAAGGTCGGGCTAACCGAATCCTGAAGCGCACCAGTCACATTACCGTCGCTGTAGGCGAGAAGTAAGGTTTAGTATGGGTCAGAAAGTACATCCAACCGGTATCCGTCTTGGTATCGCTACTGATTGGCGTTCCAAGTGGTACGCTGAAGGCAAGGACTATGCCGATTTCCTGTTCAAGGATTTGGAAGTTCGTGCATTCTTGAAAAAGAAGCTGAAAGAAGCCTCTGTTAGTCGCATTCAGATTGAGCGTCCTGCAAAGTCCGCTTTTATCACCATTCATACTGCCCGTCCAGGTGTGGTGATTGGTAAGAAAGGCGAGGATATTGAGAAGCTGCGTGCAGAAACAGCTCAAAAGCTGGGTTTGCATGTGAATAACGTGAAGCTGAATATCGAAGAAATTCGTAAGCCTGAATTGGATTCCCAGTTGGTTGCTGAAAGTATTGCTAGTCAGCTTGAGCGCCGCATCATGTTCCGTCGTGCTGCCAAACGGGCAGTTGCGAACGCGATGCGCTTAGGTGCATTGGGTATTAAGGTCTGCGTAGCAGGTCGTTTGAATGGTGCGGAAATTGCGCGGACGGAATTCTTCCGTGAAGGTCGCGTACCACTCCATACGCTGCGTGCTGATATTGACTATGCAACTGCGGAAGCCCTGACCACCTATGGTATCATCGGTGTGAAGGTTTGGATCTACAAGGGCGAAGTCTTCGACCTGGAACAGAAACAGCAGTCTAGCCAAAGCCAGAACCAAGGCCAAGGCAGAAAGAAGAAGTGATAGAGGTTTGAGATGTTACAACCCAAGAGAACCAAATTCCGCAAACAAATGAAAGGCCGCAACCGTGGTCTGGCATTGGCGGGCAGCAAAGTCAGCTTCGGTGACTTCGGGCTGAAAACGGTAGAGCGTGGTCGTTTGACTGCACGTCAGATTGAATCTGCACGTCGTGCAATCAACCGTTATGTGCGCCGTGGCGGTAAAATCTGGATTCGCGTGTTCCCGGACAAGCCAATCAGCAAAAAGCCGTTGGAAGTTCGTCAAGGTAAAGGTAAAGGGAACGTTGAATACTGGGTGGCACTGGTTCAGCCTGGCAAGGTTCTCTATGAAATTGAAGGTGTGGCAGAAGAGATTGCACGTGAGGCATTCCGTCTTGCATCTGCAAAACTGCCAGTTAAGACTACATTTGTTTCTCGTCAGGTGATGTGATGAACGCAGCAGAACTTAAGCAAAAATCAGCTACCGAGCTTAAATCCGAGCTGATGGAAAACCTGAAAGAGCAGTTCAAGCTGCGTATGCAAAAAGCCGCTGGCCAGTTATCACGTCCTTCCGAAGTGAAGCGTGTGCGTCGTCAGATTGCCCGTATCAAGACAGTGCTTGCACAAAAGCAAGTGGCAGGTGAATAACGATGAGCATGAGCGAAGAAACAAAAGTTGAACGCAGCCTAATGGGGCGTGTAGTCAGTGATAAAATGGATAAGTCAATCGTGGTGCTGATGGAACGTCAGGTTAAGCATCCGATGTATGGTAAGTTTATCAAGCGTTCTAAAAAATACCATGTTCACGATGAAAACAATGAGTGTCGTGAAGGTGATACCGTAACGTTCAAGGAATGCCGTCCTTTGTCCAAGACAAAGCACTGGACCTTGATCAAAGTTGTTGAACGCGCCCCAGGCCAAGCATAAGGGACGGAGAACATAAATGATCCAGATGCAATCCATTCTGCTAGTTGCAGATAATAGTGGTGCCAAACGAGTTATGTGCATCAAAGTTCTGGGCGGTTCTCATCGTCGTTATGCAGGCATTGGTGATATCATCAAGGTCAGCATCAAAGATGCGATCCCGCGCGGCAAAGTTAAAAAAGGTGACGTTTACAATGCTGTAATCGTCCGTACTGCTCACGGCGTACGTCGTAACGATGGTTCCAAGATCCGTTTCGACAATAACGCTGCTGTTCTGCTGAATAGTAAGTTAGATCCGATCGGTACACGTATTTTTGGGCCTGTCACTCGCGAATTGCGTGGTGAGAAGTTCATGAAGATTATTTCTCTAGCACCTGAAGTGCTGTAAGACTGCAACGACAGAAGTAGGTGACAAAATGCGTAAAATTCGCAGTAATGACGAAGTGGTTGTCATCACCGGCAAGGATAAAGGCCGTCGCGGCAAAGTCATGCAGGTGTTGGTAGAAGAAGGTAAAGTTTTGGTTCAAGGTATTAATCGTGTCAAAAAACACGTTAAGCCTAACCCCAATGCTGGTGTTCAAGGTGGCATTATTGAAAAAGAAATGCCGCTGGATAACTCCAATGTAATGCTGGTCAATCCTGCTACAGGCAAGGGTGACCGTGTTGGATTCAAGCTCCTGGACGATGGTAAGAAAATCCGTGTCTTTAAGTCCAATGGTGAGCGCGTAGACGCTTAAGGTGTAAAATGTCGAGACTGCAACAGTATTACCGCGATACTGTCATCAAGGAATTGATGGACAAGTTCGGGTACAGTAATGTGATGGAAGTGCCAAAGCTGGTGAAAGTCAGCCTGAACATGGGTTTAGGTGAGGCTGTCGGTGACAAGAAGATTATTGAACATGCAACGGGTGATATGGCGAAAGTCGCAGGTCAAAAGCCTGTGGTTACGTTGAGCCGTAAGTCGGTCGCAGGTTTCAAAATTCGTGACGGTTGGCCAATCGGTTGTATGGTGACGCTTCGTGGCGAAAAAATGTATGAGTTTATTGACCGTTTGGTGAATATTTCCATCCCTCGTATCCGTGACTTCCGTGGTCTTAATACACGCTCATTTGATGGTCGTGGTAACTACAACATGGGCATCAAGGAACAGATCATCTTTCCTGAAATCGAATACGATAAGATTGATGCACTGCGTGGTATGAATATTACGATTGCCACTACCGCCAAAAATAACGATGAAGGGAAAGCATTGCTCGAAGCATTCAAATTCCCTTTTAGACAGCAGTAAGAGGATAAGATCACATGGCAAAGAAATCCATGATCGCCCGTGAAACACGTCGTACTGCTGCTGTTGCCAAATTCGCAGCTAAGCGTGATGAATTGAAAGCTATTATTAGCAGTCCTGACAGTTCTTTTGAAGCTGTCATGGAAGCCAATGAAAAGCTGCAAAAGTTACCACGTGACAGCAGTCCGGTTCGCCAAATGACCCGTTGCCGTCTGACAGGCCGCCCACACGCTGTTTACCGCAAGTTCGGCTTATGCCGTAACAAATTGCGCGAAGCAGCCATGCGTGGCGATGTTCCTGGTTTGACCAAAGCAAGTTGGTAAGGGAGAAGCAAAATGAGTATGAGTGATCCTATCGCCGATATGCTGACCCGCATTCGTAACGGTCAAATGGCAACAAAGGCGAGCGTTAAATTTCCGTCTTCTAAACAGAAAACGGCGATTCTTGAAGTATTACAGAGCGAAGGTTATGTCGCTGAGTTTGCAACCGACGCAGTCGAAGGCAAGCCTGTTACAACCGTTAAGCTGAAATATTTTCAAGGCAAGCCAGTTATCACCAAGGTGAAACGTATTAGCCGTCCCGGTTTGCGTATTTTCCGTGGTGCAGATGAGCTGCCAACTGTCATGGGTGGTTACGGTATTTCTATCGTTTCCACATCCAAAGGCGTCATGAGTGGTCGCGTAGCCAAGGCTTCTGGTCAGGGCGGCGAAGTCATTTGCACAGTTGAATAAAGGCGGGCCTTGAAATGTCTAGAATTGCAAAGAAAGCGCTGACTGTGCCAAAAGGCGTAGAAGTCAGCATTAGCGGCCAAAGCCTGAAAGTCAAAGGAAGCAAGGGCTCTTTTGATTTCGCAGTGCATGATGCTGTAGAAGTTTCACAAGAAGACAATGTACTGAAGTTCAAATCCAAGCGTGACGGCGATACTGCTGGTTGGGCATTGGCAGGTACTACACGTGCATTGGCAAACAACATGGTTATTGGCGTTAGCCAAGGCTTTGAGAAAAAATTGCAATTGGTTGGGGTTGGTTATCGTGCCCAAGCCCAAGGCAATAAATTGAATCTCAGCTTGGGTTTTTCCCACCCTGTTGTACACGATATGCCTGAAGGCGTTACGGTCGAAACCCCTAGTCAGACAGAAATTCTGATCCGTGGTAGCGATAAGCAGAAAGTTGGTCAAGTTGCAGCAGAAGTTCGTGCATACCGTCCACCAGAGCCTTATAAAGGTAAGGGTGTGAAGTATTCAGACGAAGTTATTCTGCGCAAAGAGACCAAGAAGAAGAAGTAAGGTGAACTAAAGATGGACAAGAAAACATCCCGCATCCGTCGTGGTAAGCGTAGCCGCATGAAAATGCGTGAGTTGCGTGTTAACCGTCTGAGTATTCACCGTACTTCTCTGCATATCTATGCACAAGTGGTGACTTCTGATGGTTCTCAAGTACTGGCTTCAGCTTCCACGCTGGATAAAGACCTGAAAGCAGGTCTTGATTACACCGGCAACGTAGCTGCTGCTATCGCCGTAGGTAAGTTGGTTGCCGAGCGTGCATTGGCAAAAGGTATTGACGCGGTTGCTTTTGATCGCTCTGGTTTTAAATATCATGGTCGCATCAAGGCGCTGGCAGATAGCGCTCGTGAAGCCGGTCTGAAATTCTAAGGATTTATCATGGCGAAGGCAGAACATACATCAACACCCTCCGACGGTTTGCAAGAAAAGTTGGTTAAAGTTAACCGCGTTGCGAAGACAGTTAAGGGTGGTCGTATCATGAGTTTCACTGCGTTGACCGTAGTGGGTGATGGTAATGGTCGAGTTGGTTTTGGTTACGGTAAAGCACGTGAAGTGCCTGCTGCTATCCAGAAGGCAATGGATCAGGCTCGTCGCAACATGGTGACAGTTTCTTTGGTAGATGGTACGTTACAGTATCCTATCAAATATGAACAAGGTGCAGCACGTATCTACATGCAGCCCGCTTCCGAAGGTACAGGCGTTATCGCTGGTGGTGCGATGCGTGCGGTTTTGGAGGTTGCGGGAGTGCGTAATGTACTTTCCAAATGCCAAGGAACACGTAATGCTGGTAATGTGGTGCGTACCACTATCGCTGCACTGGGTTCAATGCAATCACCTGAGATGATTGCTGCGAAACGTGGCAAAGCTATTACGGACATTAAGGGGTAATACAATGACTACCGCGAAACAACTCAAAGTGACGTTATACCGCAGTCTGAATGGTCGCTTGAAAGCGCATCAGCAGTGTGCGCGTGGTCTTGGTATTCGTAAGATTCACAATTCTGTTACTGTGATTGATACCCCTGAAAACCGTGGCATGATCAACAAGATTTCCTACATGCTCAAGGTTGAGGAAGCTTAAAATGAAATTAAATACGCTACAACCTGAATTAGGTAGCCGCCCTGAGCGCACCCGTGTAGGCCGTGGTATCGGTTCTGGTTTGGGTAAAACCGCTGGTCGTGGTCATAAAGGTCAAAAGTCCCGTAAAGGTGGTTTCCATCACCGTAAAGGCTTTGAGGGTGGTCAGATGCCTATGCATCGTCGTCTGCCTAAGTTTGGCTTTACTTCACGTATTGGTCAGCGCACCGCTGAAGTTCGTTTGAACGAGCTGGCTCTGGTTGAAGGTGATGTGATTGATCTGGCAGGGCTGATAGCGGCTAATGTGGTTGATGCTCGTACTTTGCAAGCCAAAATTATTCTCTCTGGTGAAGTAGCGAAAGCTGTCACTGTGAAGGGTGTTGGGGTTACCAAAGGCGCACGTGCAGCAATCGAAGCCGCAGGCGGCAAAATCGAAGAATAACGGATAAAAAATATGCGCAAGAACCCTACAGGTTCCCTAGGGGGCTTTGGAAACATGGTCGAAATTCGCCAGCGGTTGGTCTTTGTCCTGCTGGCGTTGATCGTTTACCGTATCGGTACCTATATTCCTGTTCCTGGTGTAAACCCTGCGGCCATGGCGCAATTTTTTGATCAGAATAACGGTACTATCCTCGGTGTTTTTAATATGTTTTCAGGCGGTGCATTGCAGCGTTTGAGCGTATTTGCATTAGGGATTATGCCGTATATCTCGGCTTCCATCATTATGCAGTTGATGGCAACGGTTGTTCCGGCATTGGAGCAGATCAAGAAAGAAGGTGAGTCAGGGCGTCGTAAGATTACGCAGTACACACGTTACGGTACTGTTGTATTGGCTCTGTTCCAAAGTTTTGGTGTAGCAATTGCTTTGGGTGGTACTGATGTTGGCAATGGTCAGACAATTGCGCTGAATCCGGGGCTAGGCTTCACTATTACTACGGTTGTTACCTTGGTGACAGGTACACTTTTTCTGATGTGGTTGGGGGAGCAGATTACCGAGCGTGGTATTGGTAATGGTATTTCCCTGATCATCTTCGCGGGTATTGTGGCGGGCTTGCCTGCTGCTATCGGCGGAACATTGGAATTGGTAAATACCGGCGAGTTGCACTCCCTGTTTGTTATTGGTTTGTTGTTATTGGTATTGGCTGTTACCGCATTGGTCATTTTTGTTGAACGTGGTCAGCGCCGAATTACGGTTAATTATGCCAACCGTCAGCAAGGCCGCAAGATGATGATGGGACAGTCCAGTCATTTGCCATTGAAGTTGAATATGGCAGGGGTTATCCCACCTATTTTTGCTTCCAGTATTATTTTGTTCCCGGCAACGCTGGGGCAGTGGTTGGGAAACACCTCTGGTATGGGTTGGTTGAAAGGTTTCTTCGATATGTTGAAGCCCGGTGAGCCTGTTTATGTGTTACTCTACGCCACTGCAATTGTATTCTTTTGTTTCTTCTATACTGCGTTGGTTTTTAACTCGCGTGAGACAGCAGATAACTTGAAGAAAGCAGGTGCTTTTGTTCCTGGTATTAGACCCGGTGAGCAAACATCTAAATATATTGATGGTGTCATGACCCGTTTGACAGCGGTTGGTGCCATCTACATTACATTGGTCTGTCTGCTGCCTGAATTTTTGATTCTGGTCTGGAAAGTGCCCTTCTACTTTGGGGGTACTTCGCTGCTGATCATCGTGGTTGTTGTCATGGACTTCCTGTCACAATTGCAGGCACATATGATGTCACACCAATACGAAGGTCTGATGAAAAAGGCCAATTTCAAAGCGCAGACACGCCCCGGCACTGTGCGCTGATCTGATTACTTTCGAGAGGTTTTTATCATGAAGGTTCGAGCTTCAGTTAAAAAATTGTGCCGTAACTGCCGGGTCGTCCGCAGAAACGGTGTGGTTCGTGTTATCTGTTCTTCTGACCCGCGCCACAAGCAGCGTCAAGGTTGAGAGCCGATTTAGGTTGATAATTAAAAGGGGTTCTGGCACAATCGCCCGTTTTCCCGGTAGTCTGGAGAGATTTTAATGGCTCGTATTGCGGGTATCAATCTTCCTGTCAATAAGCACGTAGTGATCGGTCTTACCGCCATTTATGGCGTTGGTCGTCCACGTGCTGCTGACATTTGTAAGGATGCGGATGTTGTGCCAAGCACTAAAATCCGTGATCTGAGTGAAGAACAAGTTGAACGCCTTCGTCTTGAAGTAGGCAAACTCATGGTTGAGGGCGATTTGCGTCGTGAAGTCTCCATGGCCATCAAACGTTTGATGGATATGGGGTGCTATCGTGGCATTCGCCATAGACGCGGCCTGCCTATGCGCGGTCAGCGTACCAAGACCAATGCACGCACCCGTAAGGGTCCGCGTCGTCCTATTCGCAAATAATATATAGATTGCAGGTAGAGTAAGTAATGGCAAGACAGCCTAGAAAAGGTGCAACTGTTAACCTTCGTAAGAAGGTCAAGAAAACTGTCACTGACGGTGTTGCACACGTCCATGCATCATTCAACAACACAATTGTGACTATCACTGACCGCCAAGGCAATGCGCTGGCTTGGGCTACCTCTGGTGGTTCTGGTTTCCGTGGTTCACGTAAAAGTACCCCGTTCGCTGCACAGGTTGCTGCTGAGCGTGCTGGTAATGCAGCGAAAGATTATGGCCTAAAAAACCTTGACGTTGAAGTTAAAGGTCCTGGTCCTGGTCGTGAGTCCGCTGTACGTGCCCTGAACAGCGTTGGCTTCAGGATTAATAGCATTGTGGATGTAACGCCGATTCCCCACAACGGTTGCCGTCCACCTAAGAAACGTCGTGTGTAGGAGATAGTCATGGCACGTTATATTGGCCCTACCTGCAAACTAAGCAGACGCGAAGGTACTGACCTTTTTCTGAAAAGTCGCAGTGTATCCCTCGAAAAGAAATGTAAACTGGATAAAGTTCCCGGTCAGCATGGCGAAAACAAAGCTCGCTTATCTGATTACGGTGTTCAGTTGCGTGAAAAGCAGAAAGTTCGCCGTATCTATGGTGTGCTGGAACGTCAATTCAGTAATTATTTTAAGGAAGCGGCACGTCGTAAAGGTTCTACAGGCGAAAACCTGTTGAAACTTCTGGAATGTCGTCTGGATAACGTCGTTTATCGTATGGGTTATGGTTCTACCCGTGCTGAATCCCGCCAGCTGGTTAGCCACAAAGCTATTACAGTTAATGGGCAGTCGGTAAATATCCCGTCTTATCAGGTTAAATCTGGTGACGTCGTAGCCGTTCGTGAAAAGTCTAAAAAGCAAACACGTATACAGGATTCTGTTGCTGTTGCTGACCAACTTGGCCTCCCGTCATGGGTGGAAGTTGATGTAAAGGGACTGTCAGGTACTTTTAAATCAGTACCGGATCGTAGCGATCTGCCAGCCGAAATTAATGAATCATTGATCGTGGAATTGTACTCCAAGTAATCATTGATCAGGTTCGAGAGGAAAAGTATGACCTCGAAAACAACAGAATTACTGAAACCGCGTAATGTTCATGTGCAAGAGACAGGTTTAAACACCTATCGCATCACACTGGAACCTTTAGAGCGTGGTTTTGGGCACACACTGGGTAATGCTCTGCGTCGCATTTTACTGTCCTCTATTCCGGGCAGTGCAGTGACAGAAGTGCAGATCACTGGTGTGGTACATGAATACACCAGTATCGAAGGTGTGCAAGAAGACGTAGTTGAGATTCTCTTGAATCTCAAAAATCTGGCGATTCGTCTCAATGCCCGTGATGAAGCGACCCTGACCCTTAAGAAAAAAGGTAAAGGCGTTGTAACAGCGGCGGACATTGAACGTGATCATGATGTTGAGATCATTAACCCGGATCATGTTATTGCGCACATCACCAAGGACGACACTGAGCTGGAAATGAGCCTGACGATCACTCGTGGTCGTGGCTATCAACCAGCTTCTGTACGCCGTGGCCCTGATTCACCGGAACTGCCATTAGGCACTCTGGTGTTAGATGCCAGTTATAGCCCAATCACGCGCGTTGCTTACAACGTAGACAGCGCCCGTGTTGAGCAGCGTACCGATATGGACAAGCTGGTGCTGGAAATTCAGACTAATGGTTCCGTTAATGCGGAAGAATCTATTGGTATGGCAGCACAGATTCTGCAACAGCAATTGGCTGTGTTCTTTGATCTGCGTATTGAAGAGCCTGTCCGCCGTGAAGAATCTCAACCAGAAATTGACCCGATTCTGTTGCGTCCGGTTGATGATCTGGAACTGACTGTACGTTCAGCCAACTGCTTGAAAGCAGAGAACCTGTTCTACATCGGTGATCTTGTGCAACGTACTGAGACTGAATTGCTGAAGACACCAAATCTGGGCAAGAAGTCCTTAACTGAAATTAAAGATGTGCTGGCACAGCATGGTCTGACACTGGGTGCTAAGTTGGATAACTGGCCACCAGCGGGTCTTGATCACCGTGACAGCAAAGTGGCTTAACCACGGGTTTTGAAGGATATAGAAGATGCGTCACCGTAATACTGGTCGTCAATTAAGCCGCGATAGCAGCGCCCGTAAAGCCCTGCTGCAAGCTTTGACAAACTCACTGCTTCGTCACGAGACGATCAAAACAACTCTACCAAAGGCGAAAGAATTGCGCCGTGTAGCAGAGCCACTGATCACTCGTGCTAAAGAAGATTCTGTACACAACCGCCGTATCGCTTTCTCACGTTTGCGTGACAAAGAAGTGGTTGGCAAACTGTTCAACGACCTTGGGCCACGTTTTAAAGAACGCCAAGGTGGTTATCTGCGTATCATTAAGTGCGGTTTCCGTGCTGGTGACAATGCGCCGATGGCTTATGTTGCACTGGTTGATGAGGCAGATGCTGCACAAGCTGCAGCAGAGTAAGCAAACGCTTCATGCTTCCTGAAAGGCCGACTTCGTTCGGCCTTTTTGCGTTTCTTTTATTCAGGGGATAGTATGGAAAACAACCCACAAGTCGTCACTGCTGACAGTGCGCGTAAAACTGCAAAGTTCTTTTATTACGGTAATCTTCTCTCTGTACTGATTCCTTTTCCAATCTTTATTCTGTGGTTTGGCGCAGGAATACTCGTGTATGCCATGCTTCGCCACCACCCAAACCCACGGGTAGGCTATTATACTCAGATAGCCACTTACCATTATTACGGTTTGGCCGGTGGTCTAGTTCCTATATTGACGTTTGCTCCTGGTGACTTTTTTGCGAACTGGTGGTGGGCGTTATGGATTGTTTGCGTCGTGATACTCGTTCCGCTGTCTATTCGCGAGTTGCTGCGAATTAACCGTGAAACATGGCACGATACTGTTAAGTCTCACTGAGGAGTGGACAATGTCTGAATTACGTCATGATTGGCGCATCGAAGAAATCAATGCCTTACTGGCAACGCCGTTCAGTGATTTGATGTTCAAAGCGCACGAGGTTCATCGGGAAAATTTTCCAAGTAATCAAGTGCAAGTTAGTACCCTGTTGAGTATTAAAACAGGCGCTTGCCCAGAAGATTGTGGGTATTGTTCTCAAAGTGCCACCAATGACACATCGCTTGAACGAGAGCGCCTGTTGCCCTTACAGGAAGTCATCGATTCAGCCAAAACTGCGCAAGCAAATGGTGCTACCCGCTTCTGTATGGGGGCTGCATGGCGTAACCCAACTGACAAGAACCTTGAGCGTGTGATTGACATGGTTCAGGCTGTCAAAGGCATGGGGCTGGAAACCTGTGTTACTTTGGGAATGCTTACGGATAGGCAGGCAGGTCGCCTTAAGGATGCAGGGTTAGATTATTACAACCATAATCTTGATACCTCACCTGAGTTCTACGGTAGCGTGATATCCACCCGTACTTTTCAGGATCGTTTGGATACGCTAGAGCACGTGCGTAATGCAGGTATCAACGTTTGTTCGGGTGGCATTCTAGGTATGGGTGAAACGCGTTTAGACCGTGCCCGTTTATTGCAGCAATTGGCGAATATGAAATTCCATCCTGAATCCGTGCCGATCAATGATCTGGTCAAGATTAAGGGAACGCCATTGGCGGGCGTAGACAAGCTTGACCCGTTTGAGTTTATCCGCACCGTAGCCGCAGCGCGGATTATGATGCCTAAATCTTACGTGCGCCTCTCGGCAGGTCGTAATGATATGACCGACGAAATGCAGGCATGGTGTTTCTTTGCAGGCGCCAATTCTATTTTTTATGGCGAAAAACTGCTAACAACTGAAAATCCCGCTGAAAGTCACGACCAGCAACTGTTCACCCGATTGGGAATTGTGGCTGAAGCCGGAAAAGCTGGCAGCACCCACCTGTAAGGA from Thiothrix litoralis encodes the following:
- the rpsM gene encoding 30S ribosomal protein S13 yields the protein MARIAGINLPVNKHVVIGLTAIYGVGRPRAADICKDADVVPSTKIRDLSEEQVERLRLEVGKLMVEGDLRREVSMAIKRLMDMGCYRGIRHRRGLPMRGQRTKTNARTRKGPRRPIRK
- the rpsK gene encoding 30S ribosomal protein S11; translation: MARQPRKGATVNLRKKVKKTVTDGVAHVHASFNNTIVTITDRQGNALAWATSGGSGFRGSRKSTPFAAQVAAERAGNAAKDYGLKNLDVEVKGPGPGRESAVRALNSVGFRINSIVDVTPIPHNGCRPPKKRRV
- the rpsD gene encoding 30S ribosomal protein S4, with protein sequence MARYIGPTCKLSRREGTDLFLKSRSVSLEKKCKLDKVPGQHGENKARLSDYGVQLREKQKVRRIYGVLERQFSNYFKEAARRKGSTGENLLKLLECRLDNVVYRMGYGSTRAESRQLVSHKAITVNGQSVNIPSYQVKSGDVVAVREKSKKQTRIQDSVAVADQLGLPSWVEVDVKGLSGTFKSVPDRSDLPAEINESLIVELYSK
- a CDS encoding DNA-directed RNA polymerase subunit alpha; the encoded protein is MTSKTTELLKPRNVHVQETGLNTYRITLEPLERGFGHTLGNALRRILLSSIPGSAVTEVQITGVVHEYTSIEGVQEDVVEILLNLKNLAIRLNARDEATLTLKKKGKGVVTAADIERDHDVEIINPDHVIAHITKDDTELEMSLTITRGRGYQPASVRRGPDSPELPLGTLVLDASYSPITRVAYNVDSARVEQRTDMDKLVLEIQTNGSVNAEESIGMAAQILQQQLAVFFDLRIEEPVRREESQPEIDPILLRPVDDLELTVRSANCLKAENLFYIGDLVQRTETELLKTPNLGKKSLTEIKDVLAQHGLTLGAKLDNWPPAGLDHRDSKVA
- the rplQ gene encoding 50S ribosomal protein L17; amino-acid sequence: MRHRNTGRQLSRDSSARKALLQALTNSLLRHETIKTTLPKAKELRRVAEPLITRAKEDSVHNRRIAFSRLRDKEVVGKLFNDLGPRFKERQGGYLRIIKCGFRAGDNAPMAYVALVDEADAAQAAAE
- the bioB gene encoding biotin synthase BioB, producing the protein MSELRHDWRIEEINALLATPFSDLMFKAHEVHRENFPSNQVQVSTLLSIKTGACPEDCGYCSQSATNDTSLERERLLPLQEVIDSAKTAQANGATRFCMGAAWRNPTDKNLERVIDMVQAVKGMGLETCVTLGMLTDRQAGRLKDAGLDYYNHNLDTSPEFYGSVISTRTFQDRLDTLEHVRNAGINVCSGGILGMGETRLDRARLLQQLANMKFHPESVPINDLVKIKGTPLAGVDKLDPFEFIRTVAAARIMMPKSYVRLSAGRNDMTDEMQAWCFFAGANSIFYGEKLLTTENPAESHDQQLFTRLGIVAEAGKAGSTHL